In the Larus michahellis chromosome 6, bLarMic1.1, whole genome shotgun sequence genome, one interval contains:
- the CYP26C1 gene encoding cytochrome P450 26C1 — MPAGLSWPEAAALALLALALLVTLCRHLWALRWSLSRDPASALPLPRGSMGWPFFGETLHWLLQGSRFHSSRRERYGNVFKTHLLGRPVVRVTGAENIRKILLGEHTLVSTQWPQSTQIILGSHTLLGSIGDLHRQRRKILARVFSRAALESYLPRIQKVVSWELRGWCMEPGSIAVYSSAKTLTFRIAARILLGLRLEEKQFKDLAKTFEQLVENLFSLPLNIPFSGLRKGIKARDTLHEFMEKAIQEKLQRNNPEDHSDALDFIINSAKEHGKEFTMQELKESAIELIFAAFFTTASASTSLILLLLKHPSVIEKIRQELMSHELYQQCERCPVGLCPDTLTAQGRNSKKTFLRPTDKDAYEDPSEPPGPLDEGSPQPRAPPEPTLPQSSPCAGPQLRAPSEQSCRCPSDISLEKLSCLRYLDCVIKEVLRVLPPVSGGYRTALQTFELDGYQIPKGWSVMYSIRDTHETAAVYQSPPGSFDPDRFGAARMEAAGRFHYIPFGGGARSCIGKELAQAILKLLAIELVSTARWELATPSYPAMQTVPIVHPVDDGLQLYFHPLHT, encoded by the exons ATGCCGGCGGGGCTCTCCTGGCCCGAAGCGGCGGCGCtggcgctgctggccctggcgcTGCTGGTCACCCTGTGCCGGCACCTCTGGGCGCTGCGCTGGAGCCTCAGCCGGGACCCCGCCAGcgccctgcctctgcccagagGCTCCATGGGCTGGCCCTTCTTCGGGGAGACCCTGCACTGGCTGCTCCAG GGCTCCCGCTTCCACAGCTCCCGGCGGGAGAGGTACGGAAATGTCTTCAAGACCCACCTCCTGGGCCGGCCGGTGGTGCGGGTGACGGGCGCTGAGAACATCCGCAAGATCCTTCTGGGTGAGCACACGCTGGTCAGCACGCAGTGGCCCCAGAGCACCCAGATCATCCTGGGCTCCCACACCCTGCTCGGCTCCATCGGTGACTTGCACCGCCAGCGCCGCAAG ATCCTGGCCAGAGTGTTCAGCCGCGCTGCCCTGGAGAGCTACCTGCCACGGATCCAGAAGGTTGTGAGCTGGGAGCTGCGGGGCTGGTGCATGGAGCCGGGCTCCATCGCAGTTTATTCCTCCGCTAAAACCTTAACTTTCCGCATTGCAGCTCGGATTCTGCTGGGGCTCCGCCTGGAGGAAAAGCAGTTCAAGGATCTGGCCAAAACTTTTGAACAGCTGGTGGAgaacctcttctccctgcccctcaACATACCCTTCAGCGGGCTGCGCAAG GGAATCAAAGCACGGGACACGCTACATGAGTTTATGGAGAAGGCTATACaggaaaaactgcagagaaacaaCCCAGAAGATCACAGCGATGCTCTGGATTTCATAATAAACAGTGCCAAGGAGCATGGCAAAGAATTCACCATGCAGGAGCTAAAG gaGTCAGCCATTGAGCtcatatttgctgcttttttcaccACGGCCAGTGCCAGCACCTCTCTGATCCTCCTGCTGCTGAAGCACCCCTCAGTGATTGAAAAAATAAGGCAGGAGCTGATGTCCCACGAGCTGTACCAGCAGTGTGAGCGCTGTCCTGTGGGACTCTGCCCGGACACCCTGACTGCGCAGGGCAGGAACAGCAAGAAGACATTTCTCCGCCCCACAGACAAAGATGCTTATGAGGACCCGAGCGAGCCCCCGGGCCCACTGGATGAAGGTTcgccccagccccgtgccccgCCGGAGCCCACCCTCCCCCAGAGCAGTCCCTGCGCTGGCCCCCAGCTCCGGGCGCCATCAGAGCAGAGCTGTCGCTGCCCCTCGGacatcagcctggagaagctgaGCTGCCTGCGCTACCTGGACTGTGTGATTAAGgaggtgctgcgggtgctgcccCCCGTCTCCGGAGGCTACAGGACGGCGCTGCAGACTTTCGAGCTGGAT GGCTACCAGATCCCCAAAGGCTGGAGTGTCATGTACAGCATCCGTGACACACATGAGACGGCCGCTGTCTACCAGAGCCCCCCTGGCAGCTTTGATCCAGACCGCTTCGGTGCTGCCCGGATGGAGGCCGCAGGCCGCTTCCACTACATCCCCttcggcggcggggcgcggagctgCATCGGCAAAGAGCTGGCACAGGCCATCCTCAAGCTGCTGGCCATCGAGCTGGTCAGCACGGCCCGCTGGGAGCTGGCCACCCCCAGCTACCCCGCCATGCAGACCGTGCCCATCGTGCACCCCGTCGACGACGGGCTGCAGCTCTACTTCCACCCCTTGCATACCTGA